The window attattactaataatgACATCCAATTCCCAAAGTACACTCCCCattgctttctttctttaaataaattccCTACAATTTTTTGAGTAATCTTAAAATTAGCACTTCATAACCATGGACAACATCTGGTATTTAAGAAATTGAGTCATCTATGAAGCCATTATTCATTTGCCCTGTAACCTTATTGAATTAGTCAACAATCAATTATTGAAGCACAAATCAGCATGGGTTGCAAGATCGTGGTTCCCTCTCAACAGCacacaaaaagaaatggaaggTTGTCATCTATTGCAGTTTGATGTTGCTGTTAGAACACATGGAAGTATCATTGCAACAATTTGTAAAAGTCCATTTTTGTGATCACTAATTTCATATGTAGCACAAACTTAAATGTGGGTGAAGCCTCAGCAACTTTAGAAGGTATTAAGGAAGCTTTCCGTAGGAACTTGAAGAAAATTCACATTAAAGATGATTCCCAACAGATAGTAGATGCTCTCTTGCTAGAAGTCCCAAACTCagattggaaaataaaaaacattgtTATAGATATGCTACACCTACTAAAATCTATGAAATCCGTGAAGAAAATTCATCGATACACATAATATATCACAATGGACTGCCTCCATCAATTTTTATGGGAGCATACCCCTCTCCTCTATCCCTCCTAGTTTACTTAATTTTGATAATGGCAAGACCCTCTTTAATTtgatttgttgtattttatattttatattttgaatttgtaagaatctttatttttattaatgcaGTAAATTtgtcgaagaaaaaaaaaacaattcttaaaaaaaaaaatattcacaaaatgaCTGACAATATTTAATAGATTATAGATccattcatcttttaaaaatataaaaaatatttgatagatGTTTCATCAAATTCACTTGATATTCTGTTCCAACATGTAACATTCTGTCCACGTTCTCTGTCTCTTCCACTCCTTCACCctaaatacatataataattaaaaaaaaaaaaccataaatgcCCTAAGCCAACCCCAAATGCCAAAAAACTCTTTTTAAAAGAATCTTAAAGACAACCCGTTGACAACTCATGGCATATCGCTACGTGTCCCTTCTCCTGAGGTCCACCACCACGACACTGATGTTGTCTGTACTGTGCCTGGCCAAGGCCAGCTTCGTCAGCAACGTCGACGCCTCCGAGCACGCCTTATCGGAATTTTCGAACCCGGAAACTTCAGCCACTCCAGACGGCGAACACGGTGGAGCCAGAGACTTCCCTCTCAGGCACAATCTCGCCACCCCACACGCCATTTCGTTGGACACCACGTCCCACAGACCGTCGCTAGCCAGGATCAGACACTCGTCCCCCGCCGTCCGATCCGTGATCGTCACCTCCGGCTCGCAGCTCACGCAAGGCTTCAGGTAGTTATCACCTGCGGTAACATACACGTTTAACACAGTGAGACCATAAgcatattcatatattataatacggTGCACCGTTGGCTGAGTAGCGATATAATATAGAGTATTCTTCTCTCGGCGCTTACCAATAGCTCTTGACATGGCGAGAACTCCGTGAACCCGTGGGCCGTCCCAGTAAATAACCCGACCACCCGCAGCCTCGATCCGTTTCAGCTCATCTGGACGGTCCGGCTGTTATCAAAAGAAATCACTCTTAGCTTGCAATTCAATGGCActccaaaaaaatttcatattcttttaattcttaAATACGTTTAACCCTCTGATCAGGTGATCTGACAGTTGACTACAAAGGGGAGACGCGTGAAATCCGCATTTATCACGTTACTCACTCATGAGAATCTGCTTAAGCCACATAAGTTCCGTTTGGTTACCGAGAAACTGAATAAGAACTGGGAAGGGAATGTTTTTCATCTTCGTCTCCGAATAGAAAATACCAGATCTAATCAAATGGAGGCTAAACAATATTAGTCTTCGGATTTCCGTTTTGAATCTTCCTCAGCGAAAATAGACCATACAATTTCAATTCCATTTTATTAACAATTGTAAGTCTTTCCGAAGTATTATAGTTACCACTAGCTATCGTTTGTTTCTGTTAATCTGCTGAGTTTGCGTGAGAGAGAATTTACGCTACCATTGGGGATTGAAAAACCGAAAAAATGAAACTTTAAGAGGAAGCGGATCGAAGCTAACCTTGTGATCAGATGAGAGAGGAACAGGCTTGCCGTTGCGGCAAAGCACGGCTCTGGAGTCACCGCAGTTGGCGACGACGATCTTCTCAGGCGTCATTACGGCAACAACCGCAGTAGATCCAACAGCATCGCACTCGGGCGACTGAAGCTCGCACTTGCACTTGGCTGCCAAAACGCTATCGTTCCACCCAATCGCCTCCTTGTCCATTCGCCTGAAGCTTTGCTCCATCGCGCTCTTCCACTCCGTGGATGAACCTTCCTTACTCTCCAACTGCTCCTTCACTAGCTCATGCAACCGCTCTCTACACTTTGTCGCCacctaaagaaaagaagaaagcaaTTATATTTCGAATAAAAATCGAAGATAAatgtctttttctttatttttttccaaaaatatcaaaaagcGAGGCAATTCATACATGATAGCAACCATGGCCATCGTAAACACCAAAATAATGCAACTCAGTGGAGGTTTCACGGTCTCGGCGACAGAAGGAAGGGTGGATCGCCACTGCGTCCTCCATGTCTCTCCGCCTGCCACACACTGATGCAACGCCGAACTTCGGGTACTCCCCACAAACTTCTGGAACCACAGGGGCTGACGGAGAGGTACAGACCGTCGACATAGAAAGATTGGAAGACTGACTCGGAATTAAGATCTCTTTGGTCTTGGATCTTCCGTTTTCTACCAGGAACAGTGGTTTTTCCTCATCCAATGCGGAGTTCTCCACAGCGTTCTCGCACTCCCGAGAAAGCAACGGCTTATAGACCTCTAGCTTCTGACGCTTTTGCGCATGCTCCGTCACTGGTGACGCCACACTGGACACAAATTTGAACCGTCTGATCTCCATTCTCCGCCGCCTCGCCGTTCGAGATTTCTGTTCGCACGGGGTCGATGCGCTGCTCTCACTCGCCAGTTCACAGCAGATCTCTGCCATTCTCAATGAAATTAATTACAGCTTCTACCACCAACTAGAAAACCAACAAATACTCTTGAGAGAGACTCAAAAGCCTCTAATTCGAACCACGAATCCCGGTCTACCTATAAGCTTGGTGGTTGCAAAAATCttgaaatatccaaaacaatAGAATGCGCTAACGAGGAAGCTTTTAAAGCACTTCCATGGCCTTTCAATCTTACGTAGGAGTTTGGTCGCCAAAGGACAGCTGGCGGTCACTCTTTCGGGCAGCCCGGACACGTACTGTTGTGCGTACGTGACGAAGTGCTCTTCCGCCTAAACGAACTGATATTGACCGTTgatcttccttctctctctcctctccacCGTTAATAGCAAACGCGTGTATCAACTGCGTCGGGTACAAAGATACGTGGTCCAGTAGGAGCTAAACACCTTCGTTAGGTGAACACCCTTTTCCGACACGCATATTGTACCAAGGCTAGGCTAGTCATTTTACctgacaaatttttttataatgttcataaaaataaagatataataGAGGTGTCTAGATGTTTGCCACGTGTATCATTGTAGAGTAcgagatttttcaaaaattgtaaatttattccTTTGGCTCGCGTGGTCCAATGAAATCGTTCTACGTATCAGTTTTGATTTTGACATGTGGGCCAGAATGTCGCCATCGTCGAGTGTAAATAGAATATCTGAGGGACGGTTCCCTCATCGAAGGACACGTGGCGTAATCGTGGACTTCTGAATTGAAACTACCATTCCGATTGTATTCAGTGCGGAAATGTCGAGATTACCCAACACCTTACAAGTAGACATAAGAGCAAGAAATGAAGAGAACATAATCAACATAAGATTCGGTAAACACGCGGCGAGAAGGGAGTGGACAACGTGTAGATGGACAGACGGGACAGTACGTTTCAGTAGGGGCCCACGAATGAATAACTAACTAAAGCTAGAGAAGTAGCTCCACGTGGAAGATCTGGCTGGCGAGCAATTGTAGTAATCTGGGCATTGAAATTGACAGGAGGCGCATAATTAATGCCACGTGACCAACAAAACCCGGCACCACTCTAACCCTTTGTCCAATCAATTTTGGACTAACCagggttacttttttatttgattttgttatgatatggttagatttttttatattttttaaaaattaaaatattttataaaactaaaataaaatttatcgtCCTAAATTGTGTTTAGAAGTTACAGGTCGCatctctaaaatttatttaaaagtatatattttttataaacttaaaatGATTTAACTCGTAACTTTATATTagataaatcaaaataataatataatattaattttttaataatattattttaaaaaaaaattcatacactaatcatatattaattaataattttatttttatttaaattattattttttaactaatttttttcttcaacttaattatcaaacaaatatattttagaataaaacgtgagaaatattaaagtatttgagtctaatattttagaataaaatatttctttagaaGATAAAGCTATTAGTATTTGACTATTTTAATAGAGATGATtccatatttatttctttaaatttggtTAGACCATTAcactaaatagataaattttgtgcaaaagttttgtaaaaaaaggagtcttgttaataaaaattgttttttttcttaaaatagtttttttttttttttttacttataacttatcattttaaaattttttataattaatttctcaTTCAGAATCactctcaaaatatttataattttctaaaacaaaCCGTTGATAATGGGCGGAGAAATAAGGTTGGATTGTACAAATTTCtcta is drawn from Juglans regia cultivar Chandler chromosome 5, Walnut 2.0, whole genome shotgun sequence and contains these coding sequences:
- the LOC109017805 gene encoding probable protein phosphatase 2C 24, which codes for MAEICCELASESSASTPCEQKSRTARRRRMEIRRFKFVSSVASPVTEHAQKRQKLEVYKPLLSRECENAVENSALDEEKPLFLVENGRSKTKEILIPSQSSNLSMSTVCTSPSAPVVPEVCGEYPKFGVASVCGRRRDMEDAVAIHPSFCRRDRETSTELHYFGVYDGHGCYHVATKCRERLHELVKEQLESKEGSSTEWKSAMEQSFRRMDKEAIGWNDSVLAAKCKCELQSPECDAVGSTAVVAVMTPEKIVVANCGDSRAVLCRNGKPVPLSSDHKPDRPDELKRIEAAGGRVIYWDGPRVHGVLAMSRAIGDNYLKPCVSCEPEVTITDRTAGDECLILASDGLWDVVSNEMACGVARLCLRGKSLAPPCSPSGVAEVSGFENSDKACSEASTLLTKLALARHSTDNISVVVVDLRRRDT